The following is a genomic window from Crossiella equi.
GGCAGGTTCGCGGTCCCGGGATCGCGGGTGGTCGCCCGCACCCGCTCGCCCCGGGCGAGCAGCCCGTCCACCACGAACCTGCCGACCGAACCGGTCGCGCCGGTCACCAGAATCGTCATCTTTCCCCCATTCGCTTCGGCTGTTCCGACTGAGCGAGGGCGACGCTAGCGGGGAAAAGGAGCTACTCGCACATAGGTCTTTGCTAAAAGAAATATCGCCTATTTGTTTGACAGGAAGGAAATCCTGCTGTCTGCGGCGAACTTCCCGGCGCCGGTGCAGGTCAGCAGTGCGAGCAGGCAGATCAACAGCCATTCCGAGCTGTAGAACAGGTAGCTGGGGAAGTTCCAGGCGTCCGGGTACTTCGCCAGCAGCGGCGGCGCGACCACCGTGGCCAGCGCGCCGACCATGGTCAGCGCGAGCAGCGGCGCGAACAGGCGGGTGAACAGGCCCAGTGCCAGCGCCACGCCGCCGACCAGTTCGAGCACCGCGGTCGCGGGTGCGGTCACCTCGGCCAGCGGGATGCCCCAGCCGCGGAACTCCTCGGTGAAGGAGGGTAGGCGGCCGAGCTTGCCCACCGCGCCGCTGGCGAACATGAAGCCGACGGTGAGCCGGGTGAGCAGCAGGGGCAGCCAGGAAAGGCCGTCGAGTTTCCGGATGAGGGCGTGCGACATCACAACTCCGTGCGTTGGGAGAAAAGTGCGGGTACGGGCGGAAACCGGGTCCGGTTTACGTCCGCAGCACGGAGAGGGAATTGAGGTCGACCGCGTTCGCGAAATGTGACGGCGGTCGCGCAGCCGGTGGTGGTGCCCAGGTGACGGGCTGGGCCGGGACTGGCGAGGGAGTGGTGGCCTCGTCCAGACCCTGGCTGGGCAGCGCGGCTTTGAGCTGCGGTTTCCGCTCGTTGACCGCGCAGTCCGGCGTCGGCTGATCGGCGCTCACGTGGCTACCGGGAGCCGCCGCGAGGTGCGGGCACGGGGCCGGGCCGAGAAAAGGCACCGCGGCCAGCAGGAATGTGACCAGAGCCGCGAACACCACGGGAAGGCGGCGCGCGGAGGTGATCATTCCCGGACTCTATCAGTCCGCCGACTAGAGCGGTTTACCGTCCAGCAGGGGTTCGAATCGGCGGTAGGCGGAGTAGTCGCGGAAATGCCTGCTGTACACCTGCGCGCCGTCACCCGGTTCCTGGTCGGGGGCCAGGCCGACGTCGACCAGGTCGGTCAGCCGCCAGCGCACGAGTTCGCCGTCCGCGTCGCGGTACTCGTGCTCGGCCGCCCTGCCGTGCGCGAGCGCCTTCACCCGGGCCTGCTCCTCGGAGTCCGCGGTCAGCAGCACGAAGCTCTCCTCGTGCAGCGGGTCGTCGCCGTCGGTGCTGTGCACGAGCACCGCGCAGTAGAGGGCCATGCGCCCGAGGCTAGCCGTCCTGTTCGGCCCACCAGCGTTCCCCGATCGCCAGCATGTCGCGCCACACCGAGTCGAAGAAGCCGTGCATCCGGGCCATCTGCCTGCCCGCCTCGGTGTCCTCGCCGAACAGCTTGGTGCCGCGCTTGCCCATCTCGGCCCACTGGGTCAGCTGCCGCACGCTGTCCAGCCAGGACCGGTACCAGACCTCGGCGTCGACCAGGTACCGCTCGCGGCGGTCCTCGCGCAGCCGTCGCACCATGTGGACCGACTCGAGGTAGCCGATCGCGGTGGACACCGAGGCCGGGCTGACCCGCAGCAGCCGCACCAGTTCGGCGGAGGTGAGGCCGCGCGGTGCGACCACCAGGGCGGCGAGCGTGCGCGCGGGCATGCGCGGCACGCCGGTGGACAGCAGCAGCGAGACCAGGTCCTCGGCGAACTCCTGGTGCGTCGTGGGCAGCGGTGCCGGTGCCGAGGGGGCGGCCGGTGCCCGCCCGCGCCGGGCCCGGCTGGCGGTGGCGTGCTGGGCCGCGTCCGGCTGGTACCCGGACAGGCCGGAGTTGCGCTGCACCTCGCGGCTCACCGTGGACGTCGGCCGCCCCAGCTCCGCCGCGATCTGGGCGTAGCTGAGTCCCTCCGCGATGCCTTCGGCGATGCGCTCGCGGTCTGCGCTGGTCAACCTGCCACCAGGCATTCCCACCTCCTCTTCATTGCAACATCGTTGCACACGGCAGTGCGTTCAGTCCCAAGGTCATTGCACTGATTTCGCCGAATCTTCCTGTTTTGGTGGCAGGTGATCGTGCGGCACCGTTAGCGTTTTGTCGAATGCAACGTAGCTTTCAGGTTTGAATGAAGGGGGCGGGATGACCACGCAGGCAGTGGTGGCACTGGGGCCGGAGTACGGGGGACCGAGGTGGCAGGTGACCAGCCGGGAGCTGGTGCGCGCGGTGCTGGCCGACCAGCGGTTCAGCGCGCGCCAGGACTGGATGTCGCTGCCGGGGGTGGAGGCGGGCTCGCAGGCGCCGCCGTCACCGGGGACCTTTGTCAACATGGACCCGCCGGACCACACGCGCTACCGCAAGCTGCTGATGGGCGAGTTCACCGTGCGGCGCATGCGGTTGCTGACCGAGCGGATCGAGGAGATCACCGAGGACGCGCTGGAGGCGATGGCGCGAACGGGCGGCCCAGTCGACCTGATCACCGCGTTCGCCCGCCCGATCCCGAGCCTGGTGATCTGCGAGATCCTCGGCGTGCCCTACGGGGAGCGGGACCGGTTCCTGGACGCGGCGATCCTGGTGACCAGCGCGAACGGCCTGAGCGAGGAGGTCACCGAGGCCATCCGCGTGCTGAAGGACTACCTGGAGGGGCTGGTGCGGTCCAAGGTCGCCAACCCGGGCGACGACGTGCTCAGCGGCCTCACCCGCACCGACCTCACCGAGGAGGAGATGGGCGCCATGGGCGGCGTGCTGCTCGGCGCGGGCGTGGACACCACCACCAACCTCATGACCCTGGGCGTGTTCGAGCTCCTGAAGCGCGACGGCGACCTGAGCGCCCTGCGCACCGGCCCGGGTGTGGTCGAGGAGCTGCTGCGCCACCTCTCGATCGTGCCCTGGCTGCTGCGGGTGGCCCGGGAGGACGTCGAGGTCGGCGGCGAGCTGATCCGCGCGGGCGACACCGTCCTGCTGGGCCTGGCCGACGCCAACCGCGACCCGGCCAGGTTCGAGGACCCGGACACCTTCGACCCACACCGCACCGCCACCGGCCACGTGGCCTTCGGGCACGGCGTACACCAGTGCCTGGGCCAGCAGTTGGCCAGGGTCGAGCTGGGCGTGGCCCTCCCGGCGCTGGCCCGGCGCTTCCCCGGCCTGCGCCTGGCCGTGCCCGCCGAGCAGGTCGAGCTGAAGCCGGACTTCGGCATCCGGGGTGTGCACGCCCTGCCAGTGACCTGGGATGACTAGGTAGCCGGACACGTCTGAGTGATCTTGTGGGCGGGGACGGGCTTCGGGACCGGCGTTCTGGGACACCGGTCTCATGTCTGAGGTCCCACTGCACCGCGAGCTCCACCCCGACGGCGTGCACCGCTGGACGGTCACCGGCCGAGCCGCCGTCCACGCCGTCCTGAGCGACCCCCGCTTCAGCAGCCGCACCGAACTGATGAGCCTGCCGGACAGCCCGCCGCAGGGCCTGCCCCCGGCGGAGCCGGGTGACTTCGTCACGATCGACCCGCCGGAGCACACCCGCTACCGCAGGCTGCTCACCGGCCAGTTCACCGTGCGGCGCATGCGCCAGCTGACCGAGCGGATCGAACAGATCACCGAGGACCACCTGGTGGGCATGGAGAAGCACGGCCCGCCGACGGACCTGGTCGAGTCCTTCGCGGCCCCGATCCCGGCCCAGGTGATCTGCGAGCTGCTGGGCGTGCCGTACGAGGACCGCGACCGGTTCCAGCAGCACGCGATCACGGTGGTGAGCTTCGCCGGCGGCGGGGAGGACTTCGAGCACGCCCTGTACGAGCTCCAGGAGTACATGGGCGCGCTGGTGGCCTCGAAGCGGGCCCGGCCCACGGACGACCTGCTGAGCGGCCTCACCGCCGACGGCCTCACCGACGAGGAGCTGGCCAACATCGGCGTGGGTCTGCTGGGCGCGGGCCTGGACACCACGGCCAACGTCATCGCCCTCGGTGTCCTGGACGTGCTCACCGGTCCGGGGGTCGCCGAGCTGGAGAAGCCGGACGTCGTCGAAGACCTGTTGCGGCGCTTGAACATCGTGCCGACCCTGGTGCGGGTGGCACTGTCTGATGTGGAGCTGGAAGGAGAGCTGATCGCGGCCGGGGAGACCGTCCTGGTTTCCCTGGAAGGCGCCAACCGGGATCCCGCCGGCCTGGGGGTGGGCGGGCACCTGGCGTTCGGGCACGGGATCCACCAGTGCCTGGGCCAGCAGCTGGCGCGGGTGGAGCTGGGGGTGGCTCTGCCCGCGCTGGCTCGGCGTTTCCCGAACCTGCGGCTGGCCGTGGCCCCGGAGGAGATCCGCGTGCGCACCGGCGGCCTGGCCAGGGGAGTGGACCTGCTGCCCGTGCGCTGGGACTAGCCGGGCAGCAGGGCGCGGACGGCGTCGATCGTGTCCGCGTCCCCGGGTTCCTTGTCCGGCCGGTACCGCAGCACCCGGGCGAACCGCAGCGCCACCCCGCCGGGGTACCGGGGGCTGATCTGCACGCCGTCCAGCTCGATCTCCACCACCAGCGCCGGGCGGACGTGCACGGTGTAGTCGTCCGTGCCGGTGGCCAGCTCGCGCAGTTCCGCGGTCTGCCAGGCCAGCAGCTCGTCGGTGAGCCCCTTGAAGGTCTTCCCGACCATCACCGGCGGCCCGCCGTCCGGGTCGCGGGCGCCCAGGTGCAGGTTGGACAGGTAGCCGGTGCGCCGCCCGTGCCCCCACTCCGCGGCCAGGACCACGAGGTCCAGGGTGTGCACCGGCTTGACCTTCTGCCAGGACTTGCCGCGCCGCCCGGCCGCGTAGGGCGAGTCCAGGGACTTGACCATCACACCCTCATGCCCCCGGGCCAGGGCGTCGTCCAGGAGACCGGCGGCCGCCTCGGGGTCCACTGTGGAC
Proteins encoded in this region:
- a CDS encoding DoxX family protein, giving the protein MSHALIRKLDGLSWLPLLLTRLTVGFMFASGAVGKLGRLPSFTEEFRGWGIPLAEVTAPATAVLELVGGVALALGLFTRLFAPLLALTMVGALATVVAPPLLAKYPDAWNFPSYLFYSSEWLLICLLALLTCTGAGKFAADSRISFLSNK
- a CDS encoding DUF4288 domain-containing protein, with amino-acid sequence MALYCAVLVHSTDGDDPLHEESFVLLTADSEEQARVKALAHGRAAEHEYRDADGELVRWRLTDLVDVGLAPDQEPGDGAQVYSRHFRDYSAYRRFEPLLDGKPL
- a CDS encoding helix-turn-helix domain-containing protein is translated as MTSADRERIAEGIAEGLSYAQIAAELGRPTSTVSREVQRNSGLSGYQPDAAQHATASRARRGRAPAAPSAPAPLPTTHQEFAEDLVSLLLSTGVPRMPARTLAALVVAPRGLTSAELVRLLRVSPASVSTAIGYLESVHMVRRLREDRRERYLVDAEVWYRSWLDSVRQLTQWAEMGKRGTKLFGEDTEAGRQMARMHGFFDSVWRDMLAIGERWWAEQDG
- a CDS encoding cytochrome P450; this translates as MTTQAVVALGPEYGGPRWQVTSRELVRAVLADQRFSARQDWMSLPGVEAGSQAPPSPGTFVNMDPPDHTRYRKLLMGEFTVRRMRLLTERIEEITEDALEAMARTGGPVDLITAFARPIPSLVICEILGVPYGERDRFLDAAILVTSANGLSEEVTEAIRVLKDYLEGLVRSKVANPGDDVLSGLTRTDLTEEEMGAMGGVLLGAGVDTTTNLMTLGVFELLKRDGDLSALRTGPGVVEELLRHLSIVPWLLRVAREDVEVGGELIRAGDTVLLGLADANRDPARFEDPDTFDPHRTATGHVAFGHGVHQCLGQQLARVELGVALPALARRFPGLRLAVPAEQVELKPDFGIRGVHALPVTWDD
- a CDS encoding cytochrome P450, whose product is MSEVPLHRELHPDGVHRWTVTGRAAVHAVLSDPRFSSRTELMSLPDSPPQGLPPAEPGDFVTIDPPEHTRYRRLLTGQFTVRRMRQLTERIEQITEDHLVGMEKHGPPTDLVESFAAPIPAQVICELLGVPYEDRDRFQQHAITVVSFAGGGEDFEHALYELQEYMGALVASKRARPTDDLLSGLTADGLTDEELANIGVGLLGAGLDTTANVIALGVLDVLTGPGVAELEKPDVVEDLLRRLNIVPTLVRVALSDVELEGELIAAGETVLVSLEGANRDPAGLGVGGHLAFGHGIHQCLGQQLARVELGVALPALARRFPNLRLAVAPEEIRVRTGGLARGVDLLPVRWD